The following are from one region of the Sebaldella sp. S0638 genome:
- a CDS encoding MetQ/NlpA family ABC transporter substrate-binding protein, protein MKKILLLLLVSGLIFSCVKKEKEITLRVGASPIPHSEILKIAAEELESEGIKLEIISFEDAVLPNQEVVSKGLDANFIQHVPYMDDFNRKYNSKLVSAAKIHVEPLALYSKKIKNIEELTEGGEILIPNNATNQGRALLLLDKNGIIKLKDNKKLDSTPEDILENPKKLKIIPMAAEQIAPRINEVEGAVINGNFAMKNNLTIADDAVLVEDKDSPYANVLVVLSGNENSEVVQKLIKALQSEKVRKFIEENYKGAVIPAF, encoded by the coding sequence ATGAAAAAAATATTACTTTTACTATTAGTATCAGGTTTAATTTTTTCCTGTGTAAAAAAAGAAAAAGAAATAACTTTAAGAGTAGGGGCATCCCCGATACCGCACTCGGAAATTCTGAAAATAGCCGCTGAAGAATTAGAGTCAGAGGGGATAAAGCTGGAAATAATATCTTTTGAAGATGCTGTACTGCCAAATCAGGAAGTCGTAAGTAAGGGACTGGATGCTAATTTTATCCAGCATGTTCCGTATATGGATGACTTTAACAGAAAATATAATTCCAAACTTGTATCAGCGGCCAAAATACATGTGGAGCCGCTGGCACTTTATTCCAAAAAAATAAAAAATATTGAAGAGCTTACTGAGGGCGGGGAAATTTTGATACCAAACAATGCTACAAATCAGGGAAGAGCACTTTTGCTGCTGGATAAAAACGGAATTATAAAACTAAAAGACAACAAAAAATTAGATTCTACGCCGGAAGATATTTTAGAAAATCCTAAAAAATTGAAAATAATACCAATGGCGGCAGAGCAGATAGCACCCAGAATAAATGAAGTAGAAGGAGCTGTTATAAACGGAAACTTCGCTATGAAAAATAATCTTACAATAGCTGATGATGCTGTTCTGGTGGAGGATAAAGATTCTCCTTATGCTAATGTGCTGGTCGTTCTGAGCGGTAATGAAAATAGTGAAGTTGTGCAGAAATTAATCAAAGCTCTGCAAAGTGAGAAAGTGAGAAAATTTATAGAGGAGAATTACAAAGGTGCGGTTATTCCGGCTTTTTAG
- the cysK gene encoding cysteine synthase A yields the protein MVYENLIDLIGNTPVIKLNNIFGGDTADIYVKLEGYNLGSSVKDRAAFGMIEAAEKAGKLKPGGTIVEPTSGNTGISLALIARLKGYDIILVMPETMSVERRNIIAAYGAKLILTDGKKGMKGAIEKADEILKENPDFFMPQQFNNPANPLKHYETTGEEIIRDLPDLDAFVAGVGTGGTISGVGKKIKEFNSEIKVFAVEPEESPVISGGNPGPHKIQGIGAGFIPNNLDLSVVDEVIKISTERAFEICRLLSEKSGLLLGVSSGANVAAAYEVAKKLGSGKKVVTISPDSGEKYLSLNIYGNNEG from the coding sequence ATGGTTTATGAAAATTTAATTGATTTAATAGGGAATACACCGGTTATAAAACTTAATAATATATTTGGAGGAGATACAGCGGATATTTATGTAAAGCTGGAAGGGTACAATTTGGGAAGCAGTGTAAAAGACAGGGCAGCATTTGGTATGATTGAAGCAGCTGAAAAAGCTGGTAAACTAAAGCCGGGAGGTACAATAGTAGAACCGACAAGCGGGAATACGGGGATTTCTCTGGCTCTTATTGCAAGGCTGAAAGGCTATGACATAATTCTGGTAATGCCCGAAACAATGAGTGTGGAACGTAGAAATATTATTGCGGCTTATGGAGCGAAACTTATACTTACAGACGGAAAAAAAGGAATGAAAGGCGCTATAGAAAAAGCTGATGAAATACTTAAAGAAAATCCGGATTTCTTTATGCCGCAGCAATTTAATAATCCTGCAAATCCTTTGAAACATTATGAAACTACAGGTGAAGAAATAATAAGGGATTTACCGGATTTAGATGCTTTTGTGGCAGGAGTGGGAACAGGCGGTACTATATCAGGAGTCGGGAAAAAAATTAAGGAATTTAATTCAGAAATTAAAGTATTTGCAGTAGAGCCTGAAGAATCTCCTGTTATCTCCGGGGGAAATCCGGGACCGCATAAAATTCAGGGAATTGGAGCGGGATTTATTCCAAATAATCTTGATCTGTCTGTGGTAGATGAAGTAATAAAAATCTCAACAGAAAGAGCATTTGAAATATGCCGTCTCTTGTCAGAAAAGAGCGGTCTGCTTCTGGGTGTTTCGTCAGGGGCTAATGTTGCAGCCGCATACGAAGTTGCTAAAAAACTAGGAAGCGGTAAAAAAGTAGTGACAATTTCACCTGACAGCGGAGAAAAGTATCTTTCGCTGAATATATATGGTAATAATGAAGGATAA
- a CDS encoding DUF169 domain-containing protein, protein MKTRINAGEANDWLEILLDLKRKAVGIRFLFDKSDYEKSAAAERNGTVPYCTAVRSASEGKSIKLHLGNFACLAAARALGLMENDENSRSGKRHSDMGVYENVLVSRNIAKDMVYCGHSVYGIEIRPLEDYREYNPDIVILVTSPYNAMRVVQAHAYSKGQLKNIKMAGMQAICQECTSYVYERNEINLSMLCSGTRCVAQWSKDELGAGIPFQQIGDVIYGLIQTVNPMENNSDKKLIQEKLELKGKDLGFEIEYNKNYYTGVFVSSNSKK, encoded by the coding sequence ATGAAGACTAGGATAAATGCCGGAGAAGCGAATGACTGGCTGGAAATACTGTTGGATTTAAAGAGAAAAGCTGTGGGAATACGTTTTTTATTTGATAAAAGTGATTATGAAAAGAGTGCTGCTGCGGAGAGGAACGGGACTGTCCCGTATTGTACAGCTGTAAGAAGCGCTTCAGAAGGAAAAAGCATAAAACTGCACCTTGGTAATTTTGCATGTCTGGCAGCTGCAAGGGCACTTGGTCTGATGGAAAATGATGAAAACAGCAGATCAGGAAAAAGGCACAGTGATATGGGGGTTTATGAGAATGTACTTGTCAGCAGAAATATAGCCAAAGATATGGTTTATTGCGGACATTCAGTTTACGGTATAGAGATCAGACCATTAGAGGACTACAGGGAATATAATCCTGATATTGTAATTCTCGTGACAAGTCCTTATAATGCAATGAGAGTAGTACAGGCACATGCATACAGCAAGGGTCAGCTGAAAAATATAAAAATGGCAGGTATGCAGGCAATATGTCAGGAATGTACTTCTTATGTCTATGAAAGAAATGAAATAAACTTATCAATGTTATGTTCCGGCACAAGATGTGTGGCGCAATGGAGCAAGGACGAACTGGGAGCCGGGATTCCGTTTCAGCAGATCGGGGATGTTATCTACGGACTTATACAGACTGTGAATCCAATGGAAAATAACAGTGATAAAAAGTTAATTCAGGAAAAACTGGAATTAAAAGGAAAAGATTTAGGTTTTGAAATTGAGTATAATAAAAACTACTATACAGGAGTATTTGTAAGCAGTAATTCTAAAAAATAG
- a CDS encoding winged helix-turn-helix domain-containing protein — protein sequence MNNNDYYDIDIRIRIKIDDIITYGSGISELLQKIDQLGSINKAAKSIGMNYKKALSIIKRAESKLEKQLIEKSIGGNMGGGSKLTPSGREFVYQFNAMEKEVKEYTLTLMKKYF from the coding sequence ATGAATAATAATGATTATTATGATATTGATATAAGAATAAGAATTAAGATAGATGACATCATCACTTATGGAAGCGGTATTTCCGAATTACTTCAGAAAATCGACCAGCTTGGTTCCATTAATAAGGCAGCTAAAAGTATAGGAATGAATTATAAAAAAGCTCTCAGTATTATCAAAAGAGCGGAATCAAAGCTGGAAAAACAGCTGATCGAAAAGTCTATCGGCGGAAATATGGGCGGCGGCTCTAAGCTGACTCCGTCAGGAAGAGAGTTTGTTTATCAGTTTAATGCTATGGAAAAGGAAGTCAAAGAATATACTCTTACACTTATGAAGAAATATTTTTGA
- a CDS encoding methionine ABC transporter ATP-binding protein, with protein MAKIINVQNVTKSHNKQIILNEINMSVKPGEIYGLIGLSGSGKSTLLRCINGIEKFDSGEISIDNEMIYYDDSIKSRKIKKRIGMIFQNFALLERKTVYENIALPMKCWKEDREKTRERVKELMEFVGISHISEKKPSQISGGQKQRVAIARALSLSPKILLCDEATSALDPNTTKSILELLKEINRKLNITIIIVTHEMEVIKSVCDKMSIIENGEIKVSGYTQEIFLENPVSLQNVTGRKKIQLSEDKTVLKISFTSQKDTVILSDISRDLKTEFSILSADIDNYNDKTTGNIFISFKTPEKTIVTDYLLEKKIIFSEIFDIEGDKS; from the coding sequence ATGGCTAAAATAATTAATGTACAAAATGTAACGAAATCACATAATAAACAGATAATTCTGAATGAAATAAATATGTCGGTAAAGCCGGGAGAAATATACGGCCTCATAGGTCTAAGCGGTTCCGGCAAGTCAACATTGCTAAGGTGTATAAACGGAATAGAAAAATTCGACAGCGGAGAAATATCCATTGATAATGAGATGATCTATTATGACGACAGTATAAAAAGCAGAAAAATAAAAAAAAGAATAGGAATGATTTTTCAGAATTTTGCACTGCTGGAACGTAAAACAGTATATGAAAATATAGCTTTGCCAATGAAGTGCTGGAAAGAGGACAGGGAAAAAACCAGAGAAAGAGTAAAGGAACTAATGGAATTCGTAGGAATAAGCCATATTTCCGAAAAAAAACCTTCTCAGATCAGCGGCGGACAGAAACAAAGAGTTGCCATAGCACGTGCTTTGTCATTGTCACCAAAAATTTTACTGTGCGATGAGGCAACATCAGCTTTGGATCCGAATACTACAAAGTCGATTCTGGAGCTTTTAAAAGAAATAAACAGAAAACTGAATATTACTATTATTATTGTTACTCATGAAATGGAAGTAATAAAATCAGTCTGTGATAAAATGTCAATAATAGAAAACGGGGAAATCAAAGTGTCCGGGTACACACAGGAAATATTTCTTGAAAATCCCGTATCGCTGCAAAATGTAACAGGCAGAAAAAAAATACAGTTATCAGAAGATAAAACAGTTTTGAAAATAAGTTTTACTTCACAAAAAGACACTGTTATTCTGTCTGATATCTCCCGGGATCTGAAAACGGAATTTTCCATTTTATCCGCAGATATTGATAATTACAATGATAAGACAACAGGTAATATTTTTATTTCTTTTAAAACACCGGAAAAAACAATTGTTACAGATTATCTGCTGGAAAAGAAAATTATATTTAGTGAAATATTTGACATAGAAGGTGATAAATCATGA
- a CDS encoding MBL fold metallo-hydrolase has translation MGKTIEFPKKQVLGYFRYMLGDFEITSIYDGYMFIDTDLYCRQEKEKNREQLEKGFAETVAEDGKVFTKLPLTIHLINTKKDLILIDAGGGEGGLLGPYMGLSRENIILSGYKPEDVTKILLTHLHQDHLGGMVIDGKLMYPNADIYINQEELDFWLDEKNHHELLTNALEPYNRNNKVKSFKAGEEIDGIKTIGLPGHTPGHTGYEVSSNGDSILFWGDIVHDHEIQFANRDTALVFVDYDENIEIIEQEVETGKAALKMAVKNKKLIGASHLPFPGIGHVIENGAGGYHWIPVYYSVLD, from the coding sequence ATGGGAAAAACAATTGAATTTCCAAAAAAACAGGTTCTGGGATATTTTAGATATATGCTTGGAGATTTTGAAATAACTTCGATCTATGATGGTTATATGTTTATAGACACAGATCTCTATTGCAGGCAGGAAAAAGAGAAAAACAGGGAACAGCTGGAAAAAGGTTTTGCAGAAACTGTTGCAGAAGATGGAAAAGTTTTTACAAAATTACCTTTGACCATACACCTTATAAATACAAAAAAAGATTTGATTCTAATAGATGCCGGAGGCGGTGAAGGCGGACTGTTAGGACCGTACATGGGATTGAGCAGAGAAAATATAATTTTATCAGGATATAAACCGGAAGATGTAACTAAAATACTTCTTACACATTTACATCAGGATCATCTTGGAGGGATGGTAATAGACGGAAAGTTAATGTATCCGAATGCCGATATTTATATAAATCAGGAGGAACTGGATTTCTGGCTGGATGAAAAGAATCATCACGAATTATTGACTAATGCTTTAGAGCCGTATAACAGGAACAATAAGGTTAAGAGTTTCAAAGCCGGTGAAGAAATAGACGGGATTAAGACAATAGGACTGCCGGGACATACACCGGGGCATACCGGATATGAAGTATCTTCTAATGGTGACAGTATATTATTCTGGGGAGATATTGTTCATGATCATGAAATTCAGTTCGCCAACAGAGATACAGCACTTGTATTTGTTGATTATGACGAAAATATAGAGATAATAGAGCAGGAAGTGGAAACAGGAAAAGCCGCACTGAAAATGGCAGTAAAGAATAAGAAATTAATCGGTGCTTCCCATCTGCCGTTTCCGGGAATAGGTCATGTTATAGAAAACGGAGCAGGAGGATATCATTGGATACCTGTTTATTATTCAGTTTTGGATTAG
- a CDS encoding methionine ABC transporter permease, whose amino-acid sequence MNFSSTRLLEYIPKIIVPALFATLRMLLFSMLISLILGTVIGIILTVTGSSDLKENKKIYNAVSFLVNTIRAFPVIILIVAITPLTKLIAGTSIGEQAAIVPLSIAATPVIARLIQSSFDEVDRNLIIAAKSFGASTMQIVFKVLFVEALPSVISGLTTTTILFLGSITLAGAVGAGGLGAVALTYGYQHFDDAVMYTIVFILCILVFLIQGTGSLLYKKLK is encoded by the coding sequence ATGAATTTTTCATCAACAAGATTATTGGAATATATTCCCAAGATTATCGTACCGGCTTTATTTGCAACCTTGAGAATGTTGTTGTTTTCTATGCTTATTTCGCTTATATTAGGTACGGTAATTGGAATTATACTAACAGTAACAGGTTCAAGTGATTTGAAAGAAAATAAAAAAATATATAATGCTGTCAGCTTTTTGGTAAATACAATAAGAGCTTTTCCGGTTATTATATTAATAGTAGCAATTACCCCGCTGACTAAGCTTATAGCGGGGACATCAATAGGAGAACAGGCAGCTATTGTTCCATTGAGCATAGCAGCGACACCTGTTATTGCGAGACTTATACAGAGCAGTTTTGATGAAGTGGACAGAAATCTTATAATTGCCGCAAAGTCTTTTGGTGCAAGTACAATGCAGATTGTATTTAAAGTTTTGTTTGTCGAAGCTCTCCCTTCTGTTATTTCAGGATTGACAACAACAACGATTTTATTTTTAGGTTCTATAACTTTAGCTGGTGCAGTGGGAGCAGGAGGACTGGGGGCCGTGGCTTTGACATATGGTTATCAGCATTTTGACGATGCTGTGATGTATACAATAGTATTCATATTGTGTATTTTGGTTTTTTTAATTCAAGGGACAGGAAGCTTATTATATAAAAAATTAAAATAG
- a CDS encoding AraC family transcriptional regulator, whose translation MKNNCDIYLRDLENKVSEIRINSTETKYYILKDSQKTSLTHQIIYKNLEIIKINSLSDSFVENINEKLENCFIIRYMKKGKLNVKNDDGEILSLKAGEVLVSYSKEKETAFAEKQTEIEELIIIVNINYLETFTDDQEIQGFINYFSENRRNKSVIDNVEERLLYIFDLINRYDSKWERKLYFFGKVNELLGTIVRQFTKRILKFDFYEESKVELVRSYIEKNYANPQVLSDIHKKFYLSRTELSRQFKTETGMGLHEYLKSIKLERAFYMLLNGACDKKSVNKKIFL comes from the coding sequence TTGAAAAATAACTGTGATATATATTTGAGAGATCTGGAGAATAAAGTATCAGAAATCAGAATTAATTCTACAGAAACCAAATACTATATTTTGAAAGACTCGCAGAAAACCTCCCTGACTCATCAAATTATCTATAAAAATCTCGAAATTATAAAAATCAATTCATTATCTGACTCTTTTGTAGAAAATATAAATGAAAAATTAGAGAACTGTTTTATAATAAGATATATGAAAAAAGGGAAACTGAATGTAAAAAATGATGACGGTGAAATACTGAGCTTGAAAGCCGGTGAAGTATTGGTAAGTTATTCAAAGGAGAAAGAAACTGCGTTTGCGGAAAAACAAACCGAAATTGAGGAATTAATCATAATAGTCAATATTAACTATCTCGAAACTTTTACTGATGATCAGGAAATACAAGGATTTATTAACTATTTTTCAGAAAACAGGAGAAATAAATCAGTTATTGACAATGTGGAGGAAAGGCTTTTGTACATTTTTGACTTGATTAACAGATATGATTCAAAATGGGAAAGGAAGCTTTATTTTTTTGGAAAAGTTAATGAATTACTCGGAACCATTGTCCGGCAATTTACTAAAAGGATACTAAAGTTTGATTTTTATGAAGAAAGCAAAGTAGAACTTGTAAGATCATATATTGAAAAAAATTATGCGAATCCGCAGGTTTTATCTGATATACATAAAAAATTTTATTTAAGCAGGACAGAATTAAGCAGACAGTTTAAAACAGAAACAGGTATGGGTTTACATGAATATCTGAAAAGTATAAAACTGGAAAGAGCATTTTATATGCTTTTGAATGGAGCCTGTGATAAAAAGTCTGTAAATAAAAAAATCTTTTTATGA
- the yedE gene encoding YedE family putative selenium transporter gives MKQLTKKYMIYTVTGIIFALIIFYLTSAGNPKNMGVCVGCFVRDTSGALNLHNAKAFQYIRPEIIGIILGSFAVSLLIREKFSVHLYPVIYFFGGVFTMIGVLIFLGCTVRVFVRLGGGDLNAVIGLLGMIAGIGAGTFFIKKGFSLPEKERTFDSKNYTYIVPAVSVVLFLFLILRPSFISFSDKGIGSQHAPVILALIGGLVIGVLTNYFDLGFNSGFRNLLTGKMENPQILFPVSIVIFLIILNFASKNLNIGFADQPAAHTFQLWNFLGLFIVGWIGALLQGCPLQQLVKSAKGNLNSVFFVIGMFLGAGFLHRIDGVSSPKAVPVNGKISLIAGLIFMLVISVYYSRKRTPEAGNRK, from the coding sequence ATGAAACAATTAACGAAAAAATATATGATATACACAGTAACAGGAATTATTTTTGCTTTGATTATTTTTTATTTGACATCTGCAGGGAATCCTAAAAATATGGGAGTTTGTGTGGGGTGTTTTGTGAGAGATACTTCAGGAGCTCTTAATCTGCATAATGCAAAAGCATTTCAGTATATAAGACCTGAAATAATCGGAATTATTCTGGGAAGCTTTGCAGTATCACTGTTAATAAGAGAAAAATTCAGCGTTCATTTATATCCGGTAATTTACTTTTTCGGAGGAGTATTTACAATGATAGGGGTACTTATTTTTCTCGGATGTACTGTGAGGGTTTTTGTGCGTCTCGGCGGGGGAGATTTGAATGCTGTAATTGGTCTGCTGGGAATGATTGCCGGTATCGGTGCGGGGACATTCTTTATAAAAAAAGGATTTTCATTACCTGAAAAAGAAAGAACTTTTGACAGTAAAAATTATACATATATTGTTCCTGCTGTATCTGTCGTGTTATTTTTATTTTTGATTCTGAGACCGTCTTTTATATCTTTTAGTGATAAAGGAATAGGCTCTCAGCATGCACCGGTTATTCTGGCTCTTATCGGGGGACTTGTGATAGGAGTATTAACAAATTATTTTGATCTGGGATTTAATTCCGGATTTAGAAATTTATTAACAGGGAAAATGGAAAATCCACAGATATTATTTCCTGTTTCAATAGTTATCTTCCTTATAATACTGAATTTTGCATCCAAAAATCTGAATATAGGTTTTGCAGATCAGCCCGCTGCACACACATTTCAGCTTTGGAATTTTTTAGGATTATTTATTGTGGGATGGATAGGAGCCTTATTGCAGGGATGTCCGCTGCAGCAGCTGGTAAAGTCAGCAAAAGGTAATTTGAATTCTGTATTTTTTGTAATAGGAATGTTTTTAGGGGCAGGATTTTTGCATAGAATAGACGGGGTATCTTCGCCCAAAGCAGTTCCGGTCAACGGGAAAATATCTCTGATAGCAGGTTTGATATTTATGCTGGTTATATCTGTTTATTACAGCAGAAAGCGAACTCCGGAAGCAGGAAACAGAAAGTAA
- a CDS encoding MetQ/NlpA family ABC transporter substrate-binding protein encodes MKRNFYLSKIIITVVMMLGLLACGSKKQESAEDKKEVTVAVTEISEVSLKAAENEFQKRGFKEKLILVDSNVSVLKSVNDGSVDAAMAVHKPFMEKFNKENNGDLVMVQPYTYYTGIGLYSQKYKSLDEIPQKARISIMNDAMNMDKGLRMLEDAGLITLDKSKSGQYTILDIKENPKNIEIIEMDQAQTVKSLEELDGAVVFFTHMRNAGKDRTAYLFRDQDAKDYPIALVVKKGNENAPWAKALAESLRSEEATKVINEHFGGVFTVYED; translated from the coding sequence ATGAAAAGAAATTTTTATTTATCAAAAATAATAATTACTGTGGTTATGATGCTGGGATTACTGGCATGCGGCAGTAAAAAGCAGGAATCTGCGGAAGACAAAAAAGAAGTAACCGTGGCAGTGACAGAAATATCAGAAGTATCATTAAAAGCAGCTGAGAATGAATTTCAAAAAAGAGGATTTAAAGAAAAGCTGATTTTGGTCGATTCAAATGTTTCAGTATTAAAAAGTGTAAATGACGGAAGTGTGGATGCTGCAATGGCAGTGCATAAGCCATTTATGGAAAAGTTTAATAAGGAAAACAACGGGGATCTGGTAATGGTTCAGCCGTATACATATTATACTGGTATCGGTCTATATTCCCAGAAATATAAGTCATTGGATGAAATACCGCAAAAAGCAAGAATTTCTATTATGAATGATGCCATGAACATGGATAAGGGACTTAGAATGCTGGAAGATGCCGGATTGATAACTTTGGATAAGTCGAAAAGTGGTCAGTACACAATTCTGGATATAAAAGAGAATCCTAAAAATATAGAAATTATAGAAATGGATCAGGCACAGACAGTAAAAAGTCTGGAAGAACTGGATGGAGCTGTTGTATTTTTCACACATATGAGAAATGCCGGAAAAGATCGTACGGCGTATTTATTCAGAGATCAGGATGCGAAGGATTATCCAATTGCACTGGTAGTAAAAAAAGGAAATGAAAATGCTCCTTGGGCAAAGGCTTTGGCTGAATCTTTGAGATCAGAAGAGGCAACAAAAGTGATAAATGAACATTTCGGAGGAGTATTTACTGTATATGAAGACTAG